A genomic stretch from Desulfolutivibrio sulfodismutans DSM 3696 includes:
- a CDS encoding B12-binding domain-containing radical SAM protein, producing the protein MRVLLVQAYVSDRDILVYPLGLACLAACLQEHQVRTLDLNICSDPWGELSRVLEGFRPEAAGVSLRNLDSPFTKTSYYEDFKRLARQLRQGMSGPLLVGGAGFSLFAAAVMRDVPEFDFGVLGEGEHALPDLLARLGDPGSVPSVYYRRDGEVRFSGPAKPPRHLVSPDASAFAVGDYGRDSMAEPLGVETKRGCPLTCVYCPYGFLNGRELRLKSPAQVGQEVARLAALGARRFTFVDSVFNMPRPHAEAVCREIIRSGARLSWSAWFSEKWLDRGFLDLAVAAGCDHVLLSPDGFSAEALRRLGKSQTLADIRRAMALLRDTPGVEVSCNFFCNPPGQTPGAFARMLAFCALARLRMGPRLHPHFSGLRIEPHTAIRELAVRQGVLDPDDDLLTPRFYSQPRTAYLERLAREIFALRDRLRRR; encoded by the coding sequence ATGAGGGTGTTGCTCGTCCAGGCCTACGTCTCGGATCGGGACATCCTGGTCTATCCGCTGGGACTGGCCTGCCTGGCGGCCTGCCTCCAGGAGCACCAGGTGCGCACTCTGGACCTCAATATCTGCTCCGATCCCTGGGGGGAGCTTTCGCGCGTGCTGGAAGGCTTTCGCCCGGAGGCAGCGGGGGTGTCGCTGCGAAACCTCGATTCCCCCTTCACCAAGACCAGCTACTACGAGGACTTCAAGCGTCTGGCGCGCCAACTCCGGCAGGGCATGTCCGGGCCGCTTCTCGTGGGCGGCGCGGGCTTTTCGCTTTTTGCCGCAGCGGTCATGCGCGACGTGCCGGAGTTCGATTTCGGCGTCCTGGGCGAAGGGGAACATGCCCTGCCGGATCTTTTGGCCCGGCTCGGCGATCCGGGGTCGGTCCCGTCGGTCTATTACCGCCGGGACGGGGAGGTGCGTTTCAGCGGCCCCGCCAAACCCCCGCGCCATCTGGTCTCGCCGGACGCCTCCGCCTTTGCGGTCGGGGACTACGGCCGGGATAGCATGGCCGAACCGCTTGGCGTCGAGACCAAGCGCGGCTGTCCGCTCACCTGCGTCTATTGCCCCTACGGGTTTCTCAACGGCCGGGAGCTGCGCCTGAAGTCCCCCGCCCAGGTGGGGCAGGAGGTGGCCCGCCTGGCGGCGCTCGGGGCGCGGCGCTTCACCTTCGTGGATTCCGTCTTCAACATGCCACGGCCCCACGCCGAGGCCGTGTGTCGCGAGATCATCCGGAGCGGGGCGCGCCTGTCCTGGTCCGCATGGTTTAGCGAGAAGTGGCTGGACAGGGGGTTCCTCGATCTGGCGGTGGCGGCCGGATGCGACCATGTGCTGCTTTCGCCGGACGGCTTTTCCGCCGAGGCCTTGCGACGGCTGGGCAAGAGCCAGACCCTGGCCGATATCCGCCGGGCCATGGCGCTGTTGCGCGATACGCCCGGGGTTGAGGTCAGCTGCAATTTCTTTTGCAATCCGCCTGGCCAGACACCCGGGGCCTTTGCGCGCATGCTGGCCTTTTGCGCCCTGGCCAGGCTGCGCATGGGGCCGCGCCTGCATCCGCATTTTTCGGGTCTTCGCATCGAGCCGCATACCGCCATCCGGGAACTGGCCGTGCGCCAGGGCGTGCTTGATCCGGACGACGATCTCCTGACTCCCCGTTTTTATTCCCAGCCCCGCACCGCCTACCTTGAGCGCCTGGCCCGGGAGATCTTCGCGCTTCGGGACAGGCTCCGGAGGCGTTGA
- a CDS encoding B12-binding domain-containing radical SAM protein: MIVVLVSPYPDLTAFGLRTLSACLRRAGIEARMVFLPDRASEDGAAGPDRYPQAVLEQLAALCVDAGLIGISLMTNSFDNAVQITRHLRQAGRIPVVWGGVHPTLRPQECLEYADFVCVGEGEQALVDLARALVWGGDTRAIPGIWDRRAGSGPGVPPRPLVRELDRLPAPDYALEGHFVLDGSRIEPLNLARQRQFMAGASLSSLYGRIGYQTLTGRGCPHRCSYCANDALRTMYPDSPPVRWRTADHVMQELEAARRAMPFIEFVWFSDDALTSMPGKAMREFFGQYRERIGLPFSCLTSPLTLAAEKMDILMDAGLFSLQMGVQTGSPRIQKLYNRASMTNERILSAMNCIHAHRRRMMPPLYDIILDAPFETAEDKRQTVALVARMPKPFRLQLFSLTFFPGTGLELQAREAGFMHGEPPEIYRKSYEERAPGYHNLLLTMARGGRFPSPLLRFLAWRPVAAAFGGDAFKPAWAGIFTALRRLKRRFFRP; the protein is encoded by the coding sequence ATGATCGTCGTCCTTGTCTCTCCCTATCCCGACCTCACGGCCTTCGGGCTGCGTACGCTGTCGGCCTGTCTGCGCCGGGCAGGGATTGAGGCCCGGATGGTCTTTCTGCCCGACAGGGCCTCCGAGGACGGCGCTGCGGGGCCGGATCGATATCCCCAGGCGGTCCTGGAGCAGCTCGCCGCACTGTGCGTGGACGCCGGTCTCATCGGCATCAGCCTTATGACCAACTCTTTCGACAACGCCGTGCAGATCACCCGGCATCTGCGCCAAGCGGGCCGGATTCCGGTGGTCTGGGGCGGGGTGCATCCCACGCTGCGGCCGCAGGAATGCCTGGAATATGCGGACTTCGTCTGCGTGGGCGAGGGCGAACAGGCCCTCGTGGATCTGGCCCGGGCCCTTGTCTGGGGCGGGGATACCCGGGCCATCCCCGGCATATGGGACAGGCGGGCCGGGAGCGGGCCGGGCGTGCCGCCGCGTCCCCTGGTGCGGGAGCTGGATCGCCTGCCTGCCCCGGACTATGCCCTTGAGGGCCATTTCGTGCTTGACGGCAGCCGCATCGAGCCCCTGAACCTTGCCCGCCAGCGCCAGTTCATGGCCGGGGCCTCGCTGTCCTCCCTCTACGGCCGCATCGGTTACCAGACCCTGACCGGCCGGGGCTGCCCGCATCGCTGCTCCTACTGCGCCAACGACGCCTTGCGAACCATGTACCCGGACTCCCCCCCCGTGCGCTGGCGCACGGCCGACCATGTCATGCAGGAACTTGAGGCGGCCAGGCGGGCCATGCCGTTTATCGAGTTCGTCTGGTTTTCGGACGACGCCCTGACCAGCATGCCGGGGAAGGCCATGCGGGAGTTCTTCGGTCAGTACCGTGAGCGCATCGGCCTGCCCTTTTCCTGCCTGACCAGCCCGCTGACGTTGGCCGCCGAGAAGATGGACATCCTCATGGATGCGGGCCTTTTTTCCCTGCAAATGGGGGTGCAGACCGGCAGCCCGCGCATCCAGAAGCTCTACAACCGGGCGTCCATGACCAACGAGCGCATTTTATCGGCCATGAACTGCATCCATGCCCACAGGCGGCGGATGATGCCGCCCCTGTACGACATCATCCTGGACGCGCCCTTCGAGACCGCCGAGGACAAGCGCCAGACCGTGGCCCTGGTGGCGCGGATGCCCAAGCCCTTCCGCCTCCAGCTTTTTTCCCTGACGTTTTTCCCGGGCACGGGCCTGGAACTCCAGGCCAGGGAGGCTGGGTTCATGCATGGCGAGCCGCCGGAAATCTACCGCAAGAGCTACGAAGAGCGGGCGCCCGGCTACCACAACCTGCTTCTGACCATGGCCCGGGGGGGCCGTTTTCCCTCGCCCCTGTTGCGATTTCTGGCCTGGCGGCCGGTGGCGGCGGCGTTTGGCGGCGATGCGTTCAAGCCTGCCTGGGCCGGGATTTTCACGGCGCTGCGGCGTCTTAAGCGGAGGTTTTTCCGGCCATGA
- a CDS encoding lysophospholipid acyltransferase family protein, translating into MRVRESFLRDFLRLVAWYPFRFVVERLPPRAALAVFRALGDLHWAVAADKRRRLERNLGRMGLAPGQAMRRAVRENFRNHYVSQLLVFVYPRLARESLADIADFSGLKHLDAALARGRGAVLIQAHLGPEQLALAALSLLGRRAMQIGCVNETGLSAVGRGVSLRLRRRYEGAIPGEMLDAREGLLPAFRVLRENGLVLCSGDGAGWLRRLGEHVLVRLCGQPVLFPTGAARMALGCGAAILPLFVVRGKTKPFTVTIEPPLEPSDVQDAGRSDGPDVETRIAREFARRYERRLLDDPGAMRFLDLFEPGELIETKSPAPPGGSYQTSPRTR; encoded by the coding sequence GTGCGTGTCCGCGAATCCTTCCTGCGCGATTTCCTGCGCCTTGTGGCCTGGTATCCCTTCCGCTTCGTCGTGGAGCGTCTGCCGCCGCGCGCGGCCCTGGCGGTCTTTCGGGCCCTGGGAGACCTGCACTGGGCCGTGGCTGCGGACAAACGCCGCCGTCTGGAACGAAATCTCGGCCGCATGGGCCTTGCCCCGGGCCAGGCCATGCGCCGGGCCGTGCGCGAGAACTTCCGCAACCACTACGTGAGCCAGCTTCTGGTCTTCGTCTATCCCCGGCTGGCCCGGGAGTCCCTGGCCGATATCGCCGATTTTTCTGGGCTAAAACATCTGGACGCGGCCTTGGCCAGGGGGCGCGGAGCGGTGCTCATCCAGGCCCATCTGGGACCGGAGCAACTGGCCCTGGCCGCGCTGTCCCTTCTGGGGCGCCGGGCCATGCAGATCGGGTGTGTGAACGAGACGGGCCTGAGCGCCGTGGGGCGGGGGGTGTCCCTGCGTCTTCGCAGGCGGTATGAGGGCGCGATTCCCGGCGAGATGCTCGACGCCCGGGAGGGGCTCTTGCCCGCGTTCAGAGTCCTTCGCGAAAACGGCCTGGTGCTGTGTTCCGGTGACGGGGCCGGATGGCTCAGGCGTCTGGGCGAGCATGTGCTGGTTCGCCTGTGCGGCCAGCCGGTGCTTTTCCCCACGGGAGCCGCGCGTATGGCCCTGGGCTGCGGCGCAGCCATTTTGCCGCTTTTTGTGGTCCGGGGGAAGACGAAACCGTTCACCGTGACCATTGAACCGCCCCTCGAACCGTCCGACGTCCAGGATGCCGGGCGGTCGGACGGGCCGGACGTCGAGACCCGCATAGCCCGGGAGTTCGCCCGCCGCTATGAACGACGGCTTCTGGACGATCCCGGGGCCATGCGCTTCCTGGACCTCTTCGAGCCGGGGGAACTGATCGAAACAAAATCGCCCGCCCCGCCCGGCGGATCCTATCAGACGTCCCCCAGAACCCGGTGA
- a CDS encoding glycosyltransferase family 4 protein: protein MTRPRIAVDLHSLTGLMQGVRTYSLQLAQRLPGLDPDSDYLFYLPDVRGDEAARLAVKNVSLRRIPGSRLARLLSFGTRLARDRADLLHGQYLSPPFLPCPAVLTLHDVLHESHPRFYPARMRLLMRRLYPLAARRAALVLTCSQYCRREIIERYGVPEHRVAAIPLAAGGEFRPARNETDRAEASAVAAKYGLRGRYVLFVGRLEPRKNIPALVRAFQALGPHGGGELTLAAAGMADPLFATRDARELVRGDRRVSLLGRVAPEDLPHLYRGAELFAFPSHAEGFGLPPLEAMASGVPVVCSDTTALPEVVGDAGLLVSPNDEAGLARAMQRILTDGELRASLIARGLAQSGRFSWDATARATCAAYHRVLGDV, encoded by the coding sequence ATGACCCGGCCGCGCATCGCCGTGGACCTGCACAGCCTGACCGGGCTCATGCAGGGCGTCAGGACGTATTCCCTGCAACTGGCGCAGCGTCTGCCGGGCCTGGACCCGGACAGCGACTACCTGTTCTACCTGCCGGACGTGCGCGGCGACGAGGCCGCCCGCCTTGCGGTAAAAAACGTCTCCCTGCGCCGGATACCCGGCTCACGACTGGCCCGGCTGCTCAGCTTCGGGACCAGGCTGGCCCGGGACCGGGCCGACCTCCTGCACGGACAGTACCTCTCGCCGCCCTTTCTGCCCTGCCCGGCGGTGCTGACCCTGCACGACGTGCTGCACGAATCCCACCCCCGGTTCTATCCCGCCCGCATGCGACTGCTCATGCGACGGCTCTACCCCCTGGCGGCGCGGCGGGCGGCCCTGGTTTTGACCTGCTCGCAGTATTGCCGCCGCGAGATCATCGAACGGTACGGCGTCCCTGAACATCGTGTCGCGGCCATTCCCCTGGCCGCAGGCGGGGAGTTCCGGCCTGCCCGGAACGAGACGGATCGTGCGGAGGCATCCGCCGTGGCGGCGAAATACGGCCTACGCGGCCGGTACGTGCTGTTCGTGGGCAGGCTTGAACCCAGAAAGAACATCCCCGCCCTGGTGCGCGCCTTTCAGGCCCTCGGGCCGCACGGGGGCGGGGAGCTGACATTGGCGGCGGCGGGCATGGCCGACCCGCTCTTTGCCACCCGGGACGCCCGGGAGCTTGTCCGGGGCGACCGCCGGGTGTCCCTGCTCGGACGTGTGGCCCCGGAAGATCTGCCGCACCTTTACCGGGGGGCGGAGCTTTTCGCCTTCCCCTCCCATGCCGAGGGATTCGGTTTGCCGCCGCTTGAGGCCATGGCCAGCGGCGTACCGGTGGTCTGCTCGGACACCACCGCATTGCCCGAGGTGGTCGGCGACGCAGGACTTCTGGTTTCGCCGAACGACGAGGCCGGGTTGGCCAGGGCCATGCAACGGATACTGACGGACGGCGAACTCCGTGCCAGCCTCATCGCCAGGGGTCTGGCCCAAAGCGGCCGGTTCAGCTGGGACGCCACGGCCAGGGCCACCTGCGCCGCGTATCACCGGGTTCTGGGGGACGTCTGA
- a CDS encoding radical SAM/SPASM domain-containing protein: protein MSFATATRGGDARSRLRILKRHAQAFVRHATLRRLGNFVLAEFERLIGREHVSSRPYLLKIEPSNICNMHCPYCHDGRSAPGPGQRPYGRMTLGQFARVLDDAAPWLFKINLYGFGEPFLFPETFDMIRLAADRNIGVGVSSNMQLADPGLAQRMVSSGLETLIVSIHGATQASCARFMGGGDLDLALGNVRAVIQARNEAGTALPFVDWQYCVTGFNAGEMDAARRLALDIGVDQIRFIRPFLPKSAPPDWSWSGFPPIDENAERQGCPWLWRAAYINWDGGVLPCCRDVRKTANDFGDAFDPGISRLWNNDRFRAARRLVAKGVDADDGTARMAGVMCAACPAVRGTRGRTRP from the coding sequence ATGAGTTTCGCCACGGCCACGCGCGGCGGCGACGCCCGCTCCCGGCTGCGCATCCTCAAGCGGCACGCCCAGGCCTTTGTACGTCACGCCACGCTTCGCCGCCTCGGCAACTTCGTTCTGGCCGAGTTCGAACGCCTGATCGGGCGGGAGCACGTCTCATCGCGCCCCTACCTGCTCAAAATCGAACCCTCGAACATCTGCAACATGCACTGTCCCTACTGCCACGACGGCCGCAGCGCCCCCGGACCCGGCCAGCGCCCCTACGGCCGGATGACCCTGGGGCAGTTTGCCCGTGTGCTCGACGACGCCGCGCCCTGGCTTTTCAAGATCAACCTGTACGGCTTCGGCGAGCCGTTTTTATTCCCCGAAACCTTCGACATGATCCGGCTGGCGGCCGACCGCAACATCGGGGTGGGCGTGTCCTCGAACATGCAGCTTGCCGATCCCGGGCTGGCGCAACGCATGGTGTCCTCGGGGCTGGAAACGCTTATCGTCTCCATCCACGGCGCGACCCAGGCCAGTTGCGCCCGATTCATGGGCGGCGGCGACCTGGATCTGGCGCTTGGCAACGTGCGGGCCGTGATCCAGGCCCGGAATGAGGCCGGGACCGCGCTTCCCTTTGTGGACTGGCAGTACTGCGTGACCGGGTTCAATGCCGGGGAGATGGACGCAGCCAGACGGTTGGCCCTCGATATAGGCGTGGACCAGATCCGCTTCATCCGGCCGTTTCTGCCGAAAAGCGCGCCTCCGGACTGGTCCTGGTCCGGTTTCCCGCCCATCGACGAAAACGCCGAACGGCAGGGATGCCCCTGGCTGTGGCGGGCCGCCTACATCAACTGGGACGGCGGGGTGTTGCCCTGCTGCCGGGACGTGCGCAAAACGGCCAACGATTTCGGCGACGCCTTCGACCCGGGGATTTCGCGGCTTTGGAACAATGACCGCTTTCGGGCCGCACGGCGGCTCGTGGCCAAGGGGGTGGACGCGGACGACGGCACGGCGCGGATGGCGGGCGTCATGTGCGCCGCATGCCCGGCCGTCCGGGGAACCCGGGGGCGCACGCGCCCATGA
- a CDS encoding protoporphyrinogen/coproporphyrinogen oxidase, with translation MPSRRLDSRKPCVLIVGAGLAGLCAAVTLAEAGQRCLLLEREPEAGGLARSLTLDGVTFDYGPHVLFEEDSPGGRLLVDILEDGPVISRRFAFAIQAGGRHFAFPNHFDVLRYPWRYQREILAGLLGPRRPGDDSARGELSAKTGPGLYALLFAGMLRKKSALDGDALHRHWLLRPGRTVHGDLEPLPRQSKLATLFGIITRLRRRYLYPAGGFGQLPDRLLARFTRAGGRSMLGCGPIAFSREADHIRAVTVGGQRIAVDQAIWTGPMDRLQQALGLGGAPAPRFEDILLVFLTYDCPRPPRRPFVYVYHPDPEIIFNRSSYPASIFNGLGPSGREGICLEITPGAVPGHHCIDDLVRRAIADVERLGLHPTARLREKKALLLPSALPVYDLGYAARMTAARRDIRAVGNLLSVGRLGGWHFCMSPEAADQGIKAARAVLAKSCGRRDP, from the coding sequence ATGCCTTCACGGCGCCTGGACAGCCGGAAGCCGTGCGTCCTGATCGTCGGGGCGGGGCTGGCCGGGCTGTGTGCCGCAGTGACCCTGGCCGAGGCCGGGCAACGCTGCCTGCTCCTGGAACGGGAGCCCGAGGCGGGCGGGCTGGCCCGCTCACTGACGCTGGACGGCGTCACCTTCGACTACGGCCCCCACGTCCTTTTCGAGGAAGACAGCCCTGGCGGGCGGCTTCTCGTCGACATCCTGGAGGACGGGCCGGTCATCTCGCGCCGGTTCGCCTTCGCCATCCAGGCCGGGGGGAGGCACTTCGCCTTTCCCAACCATTTCGACGTGCTTCGCTATCCCTGGCGCTATCAGCGCGAGATACTGGCCGGGCTTCTCGGCCCCCGTCGGCCAGGCGACGATTCGGCCCGGGGCGAGCTTTCGGCCAAGACCGGTCCCGGCCTGTACGCCCTGCTTTTTGCGGGCATGCTGCGGAAAAAGAGCGCCCTGGACGGCGACGCCCTGCACCGCCACTGGCTTTTGCGACCAGGCCGGACGGTTCACGGCGACCTGGAGCCCCTGCCCCGCCAAAGCAAACTGGCCACGCTTTTCGGCATCATCACGCGCCTTCGGCGGCGCTATCTCTATCCGGCAGGCGGTTTCGGACAGCTGCCGGATCGGCTGCTTGCGCGTTTTACCCGGGCAGGGGGCCGGAGCATGCTCGGTTGCGGGCCGATTGCGTTTTCCCGCGAGGCGGACCATATCCGCGCCGTGACCGTGGGCGGACAGCGGATCGCGGTGGACCAGGCGATCTGGACCGGGCCCATGGACCGGCTCCAGCAGGCCTTGGGACTTGGCGGCGCGCCCGCCCCCCGTTTTGAGGACATCCTACTGGTTTTTCTGACCTACGACTGCCCCCGCCCGCCCCGGCGGCCCTTCGTCTATGTCTACCACCCGGATCCGGAAATCATCTTCAACCGCAGTTCCTACCCCGCGTCCATCTTCAATGGGCTCGGGCCGTCCGGCCGCGAGGGCATCTGCCTGGAAATCACGCCGGGGGCGGTTCCGGGACATCATTGCATCGACGATCTCGTCCGGCGGGCGATAGCGGATGTGGAGCGCCTGGGCCTGCATCCCACCGCGCGGTTGCGGGAGAAAAAGGCCCTGCTTTTGCCCTCGGCCCTGCCGGTGTACGATCTCGGCTATGCGGCGCGCATGACCGCAGCCCGCCGGGACATCCGGGCCGTGGGCAACCTTTTGAGCGTGGGCCGACTCGGCGGCTGGCATTTCTGCATGTCCCCCGAGGCCGCAGACCAGGGGATCAAGGCCGCCCGCGCCGTGCTTGCGAAATCCTGCGGGAGGCGCGACCCATGA